The Ananas comosus cultivar F153 linkage group 2, ASM154086v1, whole genome shotgun sequence genome contains a region encoding:
- the LOC109706732 gene encoding BTB/POZ and MATH domain-containing protein 1-like, which produces MAASASASASETSSTWVTETGSGSHRFTVTGYSLTKGIGVGKPISSGIFTVGAHDWSVKFFPDGYTQDAADCVSLFLALESDAADVRAVFNLTLLDHAGKPSTSTPTDRQPKSFKRGVERGFSRFIERSRLESNFLKDDCLVVHCTVTVLKESRLQVPNSCSTKPRPSDLHLHLERLLESGEGTDVTFRVGGEAFSAHRWLLAARSPVFKAELFGEMKEKNLQSIEIKDMEAVVFKALLHFVYSDALPRSEELACNGSSTVMLQHLLAAADRYGLERLKLICEDELCADIHISTAATTLVLAEQHRCGQLKTACLEFMACPDVLSAVVQTDGFEHLRISCPSALKELLEKLSKMIVIANVK; this is translated from the coding sequence atggccgcctccgcctccgcctccgcctcggaGACGTCGTCGACATGGGTGACGGAGACGGGGAGCGGCTCCCACCGGTTCACCGTCACCGGCTACTCCCTGACCAAAGGCATCGGCGTCGGCAAGCCCATATCTTCCGGCATCTTCACCGTGGGCGCCCACGACTGGTCCGTCAAGTTCTTCCCCGACGGGTACACGCAGGACGCCGCCGACTGCGTCTCCCTCTTCCTCGCCCTCGAAAGCGACGCCGCCGACGTTAGGGCCGTCTTCAACCTAACCCTCCTCGACCACGCCGGCAAGCCCTCGACGTCGACCCCGACCGATCGGCAGCCCAAGTCCTTCAAGCGCGGCGTGGAGAGGGGGTTCAGCCGCTTCATCGAAAGAAGCCGGCTGGAGTCCAACTTCCTTAAAGACGACTGCCTCGTAGTCCACTGCACCGTCACCGTGCTCAAGGAGTCGCGTCTACAAGTGCCCAACAGTTGCTCTACCAAGCCGCGGCCGTCGGACTTGCACCTGCACCTTGAGCGCCTGCTGGAGAGCGGCGAGGGGACGGATGTGACCTTCCGAGTCGGCGGCGAGGCTTTTTCCGCGCACCGGTGGTTGCTCGCCGCGCGGTCGCCCGTGTTTAAAGCCGAGCTATTCGGCGAGATGAAGGAAAAGAACCTGCAGTCCATAGAGATCAAGGACATGGAAGCCGTGGTGTTTAAGGCTCTGCTTCATTTCGTCTATTCGGATGCGCTACCTCGCTCGGAAGAGCTCGCGTGTAACGGGTCCTCGACGGTGATGCTTCAGCATTTGCTTGCTGCTGCGGACCGATACGGGCTGGAGAGGCTGAAGTTAATTTGCGAGGACGAGTTGTGTGCAGACATCCACATAAGCACGGCGGCCACCACGTTGGTCTTGGCCGAGCAGCACCGTTGCGGTCAGCTCAAAACGGCTTGTCTCGAATTTATGGCTTGTCCTGACGTGCTGAGTGCGGTCGTGCAGACCGACGGATTCGAGCACTTGAGGATCAGTTGCCCCTCAGCCCTGAAGGAGCTTCTCGAAAAGCTATCGAAGATGATAGTTATTGCTAATGTGAAGTGA